The proteins below are encoded in one region of Candidatus Binatia bacterium:
- a CDS encoding MaoC family dehydratase: MTQKDAPARPVRGMWFEELTPGVVVQHAIRRTLTESDNVLFTSMTMNPAWLHLDFDYATNETEFGKPLVNSMLTLATVIGISVHETTLGTTVANLGFQSIIFPAPLFHGDTIRVESEVMAARASKSRPTQGVVTFEHRAFNQDGALVCKAVRDALMHCKEKGTH; encoded by the coding sequence ATGACGCAGAAGGATGCCCCAGCCCGGCCGGTCCGGGGAATGTGGTTCGAGGAGCTGACCCCCGGAGTCGTCGTCCAGCACGCCATCCGGCGGACGCTCACCGAGTCCGACAACGTTCTCTTCACGTCGATGACGATGAACCCGGCCTGGCTTCATCTCGACTTCGACTACGCGACGAACGAAACGGAGTTCGGCAAGCCGCTAGTGAACTCGATGCTCACGCTGGCCACCGTCATCGGAATCAGCGTGCATGAGACGACGCTCGGTACGACCGTCGCGAACCTCGGGTTTCAGTCGATCATTTTTCCTGCGCCTCTGTTCCACGGCGACACGATTCGTGTCGAGAGCGAGGTGATGGCTGCGCGTGCGTCGAAGTCACGGCCGACCCAAGGGGTGGTGACGTTCGAGCATCGGGCGTTCAATCAGGATGGGGCGCTGGTTTGTAAGGCGGTTCGGGATGCTTTGATGCACTGCAAGGAGAAGGGGACGCACTGA
- a CDS encoding universal stress protein, giving the protein MILATAAESNADVIVMGSVGRSALDIGLLGSVVEKVLRKAPCHVLMVKLEPHSGD; this is encoded by the coding sequence GTGATTCTCGCAACGGCCGCCGAATCGAACGCCGATGTAATCGTGATGGGGAGCGTCGGTCGCAGCGCGCTCGATATCGGGCTCTTGGGTTCGGTCGTCGAGAAGGTGCTCCGCAAGGCACCCTGTCACGTTCTGATGGTGAAGCTTGAACCGCACTCGGGCGACTAG
- a CDS encoding DUF4920 domain-containing protein — protein MKTLTGLFTATLLTVFAVAAPAQDFGATLQLVDETPLPQVVQQAAELGKKPVLVRGTVADVCQRKGCWTVLQSGETHVRVRFKDYGFFVPTDCSGRQALVEGVVEVKTLSEDMARHYEEEARNGSPGEVDGPRQEVSMIATGVRLLPIRYEAPAAP, from the coding sequence ATGAAGACTCTCACAGGGCTTTTCACGGCGACGCTTTTGACGGTGTTCGCGGTCGCAGCACCGGCTCAGGATTTCGGCGCGACGCTGCAGCTCGTCGACGAGACCCCCCTGCCGCAGGTCGTGCAGCAGGCGGCGGAGCTGGGGAAGAAACCGGTCCTGGTCCGCGGCACCGTCGCCGACGTCTGCCAACGCAAGGGCTGCTGGACGGTGCTGCAGAGCGGCGAAACCCATGTCCGGGTGCGCTTCAAGGACTACGGCTTCTTCGTGCCGACCGACTGCAGTGGTCGGCAGGCGCTCGTCGAAGGCGTGGTCGAGGTGAAAACGCTCTCCGAGGACATGGCTCGACACTACGAGGAAGAGGCTCGAAACGGCTCGCCCGGCGAGGTCGACGGCCCACGCCAGGAAGTCTCGATGATCGCAACCGGCGTCCGACTGCTGCCGATTCGTTACGAGGCGCCGGCCGCTCCCTGA
- a CDS encoding SDR family oxidoreductase, whose product MSTQRPSNVPPIEKWDRLLADKVSVITGGGDGIGGGISRLFAQHGALVEIAEIDADRAAAAMRDIEATGGKARAHIVDVRRSEDVAKLRAAVLDEHGRVDVLVNNVGDYRPLVRFQDSNAESWQAMYEINLLHVFAVTQAFLDPMIESGGGAIVNVHSVEGMRGFPGEPVYAAMKAAVAHFTTSLAVAYGRKGIRANGIGTDLTQTPQVDYIKGYEDREELWEAWAPVGRLGWPEDQARAALFLASDLSSFISGHNLPVDGGTKAGGGWFFSPDARRFVNRPKGL is encoded by the coding sequence GTGAGCACGCAACGTCCTTCGAACGTTCCGCCCATCGAGAAGTGGGACCGGCTTCTTGCCGACAAGGTCTCCGTCATCACGGGTGGTGGCGACGGAATCGGCGGTGGAATCTCCCGTCTCTTCGCCCAGCATGGCGCGCTCGTAGAGATTGCCGAGATCGACGCGGATCGCGCGGCGGCGGCAATGAGAGACATCGAGGCGACCGGCGGCAAGGCGCGTGCGCACATCGTGGACGTGCGCCGCTCTGAGGATGTGGCGAAGCTCCGAGCCGCCGTTTTAGACGAGCACGGTCGCGTCGACGTGCTCGTGAACAACGTCGGTGACTACCGGCCGCTCGTCCGGTTCCAGGATTCGAACGCGGAGTCGTGGCAGGCGATGTACGAGATCAACCTGCTGCATGTGTTCGCCGTCACGCAGGCGTTTCTCGATCCGATGATCGAGAGTGGGGGCGGCGCGATCGTGAACGTCCACTCCGTCGAGGGCATGCGCGGCTTTCCGGGAGAGCCGGTCTACGCTGCGATGAAGGCGGCGGTGGCGCACTTCACGACGTCTCTCGCCGTCGCATACGGACGCAAGGGCATTCGGGCCAACGGCATCGGGACGGATCTCACCCAGACGCCGCAGGTCGACTACATCAAGGGCTACGAGGACCGTGAGGAGCTGTGGGAGGCGTGGGCACCCGTCGGTCGACTCGGTTGGCCGGAAGATCAGGCGCGCGCGGCGCTCTTTCTCGCGAGCGATCTGTCCTCGTTCATCAGCGGCCACAACCTGCCGGTCGACGGCGGCACGAAGGCCGGCGGTGGGTGGTTCTTCTCTCCGGACGCGCGTCGCTTCGTGAATCGTCCCAAGGGGCTGTAG
- a CDS encoding acyl-CoA dehydrogenase family protein → MGRRNAWMTDELEAIYQQTLDFVAREVEPQGAAWEEDGKVPREILQKMGELGMLGLRVPESLGGVGLGPVASAVFSEALGSSSFGGFDVTVLVHTDMAGPHLVSSGSPAQHERWMGDVLAGEVILAIAVTEPDAGSDVAGIRATARRDGDGWILNGRKTFITNGVYGDLTIVAARTNPDDKYGISMFLVPKGTPGFEVASQLDKHGWRCSDTAELVLEDVFVPDDQLLGTPHRGFYETMRNFQNERMVLVGMGVGAAQKAIDLTLKYTQDRPAFGGRLYDLGAIRQRLALAQAKVDAVRASMYHAAWLGEQGTDNVKEMSGVKAWGAEVVNQVMYECTQFHGGMGFMRESAVERMYRDARVLTIGGGATEVMLEEVAKRSIVGG, encoded by the coding sequence ATGGGCCGACGCAACGCGTGGATGACCGACGAGCTGGAGGCGATCTACCAGCAGACCCTCGACTTCGTGGCGCGGGAGGTCGAGCCGCAGGGCGCTGCGTGGGAGGAGGACGGCAAGGTTCCGCGGGAGATTCTGCAGAAGATGGGCGAACTCGGGATGCTGGGTCTTCGCGTTCCTGAATCTCTTGGCGGGGTTGGGCTCGGTCCGGTCGCATCCGCCGTGTTCTCCGAGGCGCTCGGTTCGTCGTCGTTCGGCGGGTTCGACGTGACTGTGCTCGTGCACACGGACATGGCCGGTCCACATCTGGTGAGTTCCGGTTCGCCGGCGCAGCACGAGCGGTGGATGGGTGATGTCCTCGCCGGAGAGGTCATCCTCGCGATCGCGGTGACCGAACCCGATGCGGGCTCCGACGTCGCCGGAATTCGAGCGACGGCGCGGCGTGATGGCGATGGTTGGATCCTGAACGGACGCAAGACGTTCATCACCAACGGCGTCTACGGCGATCTCACGATCGTCGCGGCTCGTACGAATCCAGACGACAAGTACGGCATCTCCATGTTCCTGGTTCCGAAGGGCACGCCGGGTTTCGAGGTCGCGAGTCAGTTGGACAAGCACGGCTGGCGCTGCTCGGACACTGCCGAGCTGGTTCTCGAGGACGTATTCGTCCCCGACGATCAGCTCCTCGGTACGCCGCACCGAGGCTTCTACGAGACGATGCGTAACTTCCAGAACGAGCGCATGGTCCTCGTGGGAATGGGTGTCGGGGCGGCGCAGAAGGCCATCGATCTCACGCTGAAATACACGCAGGACCGGCCGGCCTTCGGTGGGCGGCTCTACGACCTCGGCGCGATCCGACAGAGACTGGCTCTCGCGCAGGCCAAGGTCGACGCGGTCCGGGCTTCGATGTACCACGCGGCGTGGCTCGGGGAGCAGGGAACGGACAACGTGAAGGAGATGTCGGGCGTGAAAGCTTGGGGTGCGGAAGTCGTGAACCAAGTGATGTATGAGTGCACCCAGTTCCACGGCGGTATGGGCTTCATGCGCGAATCGGCCGTGGAGCGCATGTATCGCGATGCTCGGGTGTTGACGATCGGTGGCGGAGCGACCGAGGTCATGCTCGAAGAGGTGGCCAAGCGATCCATCGTCGGAGGGTGA
- a CDS encoding acyl-CoA dehydrogenase family protein, whose amino-acid sequence MDFDFTPEEQAFADKVDKWLVDNHDPVVMDPTRENFTQLADTPERRAFMKKLAAQRWLGMSWPKEYGGQEIEGVYEYILNEALAKHSAPQIGKGVGIIGKTLIRHGSDFLKKEFLPKILNAEVEFAVGYSEPQAGSDAANMQLKADKVEGGWNLNGQKIWTTSAHFADWYWVGARTDQDASKHTGLSLFLIPMKDKGLEVVSLPTIGKDTTNQVFFNDVFVPDEYMVGTPGMGFQYISEALDLERFTMFTLSPSTERARLLIEWAKEAKRDDRQIKDDPNVRRLIARIVTDQAVAKGLSVRFVCAARKGGKPPTIQSSQYKLFATALSQRVCKDALDIQGAAGQIREGQDEGPIRGRFEGAYRATVVETIGGGSSEIQKNIIARRHLGLPKNF is encoded by the coding sequence GTGGACTTCGATTTTACACCTGAGGAACAGGCTTTCGCCGACAAGGTCGACAAGTGGTTGGTCGACAATCACGACCCGGTCGTGATGGACCCGACGCGGGAGAACTTCACGCAGCTCGCGGACACGCCGGAGCGTCGTGCGTTCATGAAGAAGCTCGCTGCCCAGCGTTGGCTCGGGATGTCGTGGCCGAAGGAGTACGGCGGTCAGGAGATCGAGGGCGTTTACGAGTACATCCTGAACGAGGCACTCGCGAAGCACTCGGCGCCGCAGATCGGCAAGGGCGTCGGGATCATAGGCAAGACGTTGATCCGTCACGGGAGTGATTTCCTCAAGAAGGAGTTCCTCCCCAAGATTCTGAATGCCGAGGTCGAGTTCGCGGTCGGGTACAGCGAGCCGCAGGCCGGATCCGACGCGGCGAACATGCAGCTCAAGGCCGACAAGGTCGAGGGCGGCTGGAACCTGAACGGTCAGAAGATCTGGACCACCTCGGCGCACTTCGCCGATTGGTACTGGGTCGGCGCACGGACCGATCAGGACGCGTCGAAGCACACCGGGCTCAGTCTGTTCCTGATTCCGATGAAGGACAAAGGCCTCGAAGTCGTGAGTCTGCCCACGATCGGCAAGGACACGACGAACCAAGTCTTCTTCAACGACGTCTTCGTTCCCGACGAGTACATGGTTGGAACTCCGGGCATGGGCTTCCAGTACATCTCCGAAGCTCTCGATCTCGAGCGCTTCACGATGTTCACGCTCTCGCCGAGCACCGAGCGTGCGCGGCTGCTCATCGAGTGGGCGAAGGAAGCGAAGCGGGACGATCGCCAGATCAAGGACGACCCGAACGTGCGCCGGTTGATTGCGCGCATCGTGACCGATCAGGCTGTCGCGAAGGGGCTCAGCGTGCGCTTTGTGTGTGCGGCGCGGAAGGGCGGGAAGCCGCCGACGATCCAGTCGTCGCAGTACAAGCTCTTCGCCACGGCCCTGTCGCAGCGCGTCTGTAAGGACGCGCTGGACATCCAGGGTGCCGCCGGTCAGATCCGCGAAGGGCAGGACGAAGGTCCAATTCGCGGCCGCTTCGAAGGCGCCTATCGCGCGACGGTCGTGGAGACCATCGGCGGTGGCTCGTCGGAGATTCAAAAGAACATCATCGCCAGGCGCCATCTCGGGTTGCCCAAGAATTTCTGA
- a CDS encoding MaoC family dehydratase N-terminal domain-containing protein, with amino-acid sequence MSDLPEIVESWIGQRRHEEDGEFDVERGFVLTGCSSVENGNPLYWDEDVAKDVTGGWIAPPTMISVWCRPHFWAPYRDEEGLALRTHFDLKIELDCPEAIMSADELIFFEPVRMGERVKQYQILRSVTGPKTTKLGTGRFWNIEVNYENMKGDLLVREEIAGFGYKKEAK; translated from the coding sequence ATGTCGGATCTACCGGAAATCGTTGAGTCGTGGATCGGCCAGCGTCGTCACGAAGAGGACGGCGAGTTCGATGTGGAGCGCGGCTTCGTTCTGACGGGCTGCTCGTCGGTCGAGAACGGAAACCCGCTGTATTGGGATGAAGACGTCGCGAAGGACGTCACGGGAGGCTGGATTGCGCCGCCGACGATGATCTCGGTGTGGTGTCGCCCCCACTTTTGGGCGCCCTACCGGGACGAAGAGGGGCTCGCTCTCCGGACGCACTTCGACCTGAAGATCGAGCTCGACTGCCCCGAGGCGATCATGTCCGCCGATGAGCTCATCTTCTTCGAACCGGTGCGGATGGGGGAGCGGGTGAAGCAGTATCAGATCCTTCGTTCGGTGACGGGACCCAAGACGACCAAGCTCGGGACCGGCCGCTTTTGGAACATCGAAGTGAACTACGAGAACATGAAGGGCGACCTTCTCGTACGCGAGGAGATCGCCGGGTTCGGCTACAAAAAGGAAGCGAAATGA
- a CDS encoding EthD domain-containing protein, producing MAIKLVFCCRRRPELSLEEFLETWLNDHGPLVRRVRENLPQMTRYVQSHLIPGPGTDGLRSSRGSAEPYDGITEVWFDSLESVGAATTEEALAAGRALLKDEARFLDLPNCSLFLTEEHEIF from the coding sequence ATGGCCATCAAGCTCGTCTTCTGCTGCCGCCGCCGTCCGGAGCTCTCCCTCGAAGAGTTCCTCGAGACCTGGCTCAACGACCACGGCCCCCTAGTGAGGCGCGTCCGCGAGAATCTCCCGCAGATGACGCGCTACGTGCAGAGCCACCTTATCCCCGGCCCCGGCACAGACGGGCTCCGCTCCTCACGCGGCTCCGCCGAACCCTACGACGGCATCACCGAAGTCTGGTTCGACTCCCTTGAATCCGTAGGCGCCGCCACCACCGAAGAAGCCCTCGCCGCCGGCCGCGCCCTCCTAAAAGACGAAGCCCGCTTCCTAGACCTCCCCAACTGCTCCCTCTTCCTCACCGAAGAACACGAGATCTTCTGA
- a CDS encoding acyl-CoA/acyl-ACP dehydrogenase → MNLDFSEEQQMITDMARAMFEEHSDMDAVRKLEDDPKGYSDGLWKQMAESGLLGLTIPAEHGGGGQSLLEAALVYEELGRALASVPHFVSAIMSGGMLTEAGNDAQKGAWLPKIATGEAILTPAWLEPDRGYGPVGVQLAAKADGDGFVLNGTKQHVYFASSADRLIVLARTDAGIDLFLVDPKAGGVEMRQILSQSADAQYRVTFSNVKVSADDRISAAGSGWATFETAMYDGIVLLAAQAVGGANKALDITADYCKIRTQFDKPLGAFQALAHYLADASTRIDGGRVLVHEAAWSRANGRSIRRLAPMAKLFCCETYADATRMCEQLWGGVGFTLEYDVQLYFRRSKQLQLSWWDTPYLEELVAVDVLDS, encoded by the coding sequence ATGAATCTCGATTTTAGCGAAGAACAACAGATGATCACGGACATGGCCCGCGCGATGTTCGAGGAGCACTCGGACATGGATGCCGTCCGCAAGCTGGAGGACGACCCGAAGGGCTACTCCGACGGACTGTGGAAGCAGATGGCGGAATCCGGCCTTCTCGGCCTGACGATCCCGGCCGAGCACGGCGGTGGCGGGCAGAGCCTGCTCGAGGCGGCCCTGGTTTACGAAGAGCTCGGTCGCGCACTCGCATCCGTGCCGCACTTCGTCTCCGCGATCATGAGTGGGGGCATGCTCACCGAGGCGGGGAATGATGCGCAGAAGGGCGCGTGGCTGCCGAAGATCGCTACGGGTGAAGCGATTCTGACGCCCGCCTGGCTCGAGCCGGATCGGGGCTACGGACCGGTCGGCGTCCAACTCGCCGCGAAAGCGGACGGCGACGGCTTCGTGCTGAACGGCACGAAGCAGCACGTCTACTTCGCCAGCTCCGCGGATCGGCTGATCGTTCTTGCCCGCACGGATGCGGGCATCGATCTGTTCCTGGTCGATCCGAAGGCGGGTGGCGTCGAGATGCGGCAGATTCTCTCGCAGTCGGCCGACGCGCAGTATCGCGTGACGTTCAGCAACGTGAAGGTTTCGGCAGACGATCGAATCAGCGCAGCTGGTTCGGGCTGGGCCACGTTCGAGACCGCGATGTACGACGGCATCGTTCTGCTCGCAGCGCAGGCGGTGGGTGGGGCGAACAAGGCTCTCGACATCACGGCGGACTACTGCAAGATCCGGACGCAGTTCGATAAGCCTCTCGGAGCCTTCCAGGCATTGGCACACTATCTCGCCGATGCGTCGACTCGCATCGACGGCGGCCGGGTTCTTGTGCACGAAGCCGCGTGGAGTCGAGCCAATGGCCGTTCGATCCGACGTCTCGCGCCGATGGCGAAGCTGTTCTGCTGCGAGACCTACGCGGACGCCACGCGTATGTGTGAGCAGCTCTGGGGCGGTGTCGGCTTCACGTTGGAGTACGACGTGCAGCTCTACTTCCGCCGATCGAAGCAGCTGCAGCTTTCGTGGTGGGACACGCCGTACTTGGAAGAGCTCGTCGCAGTCGACGTGCTGGATTCCTGA
- a CDS encoding CoA transferase: protein MKDSKQLLFGVRVIESSLLGPGHVATFFADMGADVIKVEPPSGDYIRQMTWPIVDGVSLLHLHTHRGKKSITLNLKNPEGVQLYKDLVATADVVVEALRPGSMAKLGLGYDDLKKVNPKIVFATLSGYGATGPYQNMPSHGIAYDTWSGIVQPVVDDEGFCHIPRDMPNVGINVGPMMAAMAILAGVIKARETGEGCEMEMAQSDASAYMDWYRIETERAYLRPEDEVTGNPSDDYVRRPAGLAGMWEGVRYQAYEAKDGHILFMASEQAFWKNFCAGLDRMDLFEKWPGSKYADHARGNKELQTELRDIFRTRTVKDWLTFASEKNTTIAPINTTKNVGDDPQFQHRMPFLPIDAVGCEQLPLPVYVDNKPLPTPTMAPTVGQNTDEVLSKVLNKTPEDIATLRKAGVFGGDVG, encoded by the coding sequence GTGAAAGATTCCAAGCAGCTTCTCTTTGGTGTGCGCGTGATCGAGTCGAGTCTCCTCGGCCCGGGGCACGTGGCGACTTTCTTCGCCGACATGGGCGCCGACGTCATCAAGGTAGAGCCGCCTTCGGGTGACTACATCCGTCAGATGACGTGGCCGATCGTGGACGGCGTTTCTCTCCTCCACCTGCACACGCACCGTGGGAAGAAGAGCATCACGCTGAACCTGAAGAATCCCGAGGGTGTGCAGCTCTACAAGGATCTCGTCGCCACCGCGGACGTCGTGGTGGAGGCGTTGCGTCCTGGTTCGATGGCGAAGCTGGGGCTCGGCTACGACGACTTGAAGAAGGTGAACCCGAAGATCGTATTCGCCACTCTTTCAGGTTACGGCGCGACCGGGCCGTACCAGAACATGCCGAGTCACGGGATTGCTTACGACACGTGGTCGGGGATTGTGCAGCCCGTCGTCGACGACGAGGGCTTCTGTCACATCCCGCGGGACATGCCGAACGTGGGCATCAACGTCGGACCTATGATGGCCGCGATGGCGATTCTCGCGGGAGTCATCAAGGCCCGCGAGACGGGCGAGGGCTGTGAGATGGAGATGGCCCAGTCCGACGCGTCCGCGTACATGGACTGGTATCGCATCGAGACCGAGAGGGCGTACCTGCGGCCGGAGGACGAGGTCACGGGGAATCCTTCGGACGACTACGTCCGACGCCCCGCCGGGCTCGCGGGGATGTGGGAAGGCGTTCGCTACCAGGCCTACGAGGCCAAGGACGGCCACATCTTGTTCATGGCTTCGGAGCAGGCGTTCTGGAAGAACTTCTGCGCAGGCCTCGACCGTATGGACCTCTTCGAAAAGTGGCCCGGCTCGAAGTACGCCGACCATGCGCGCGGCAACAAGGAACTCCAGACGGAGTTACGCGACATCTTCCGCACCCGCACGGTGAAAGATTGGCTCACGTTCGCGTCGGAGAAAAACACGACGATCGCCCCGATCAACACGACGAAGAACGTCGGCGACGATCCCCAGTTCCAACACCGCATGCCCTTTCTCCCCATCGACGCCGTCGGCTGCGAACAGCTCCCCCTCCCAGTCTACGTCGACAACAAGCCCCTCCCAACCCCCACCATGGCCCCCACCGTCGGCCAAAACACCGACGAGGTCCTCTCCAAAGTCCTCAACAAAACCCCCGAAGACATAGCCACCCTCCGCAAAGCCGGAGTGTTCGGAGGGGACGTTGGTTAG
- a CDS encoding helix-turn-helix domain containing protein, protein MSAAETARMTTRDRQRLETRQRLYDTALAEFRERGFDAVQVEDIVRAAGVARGTFYLHFQNKEDLLNAFRGTVEEQIRDRLDGLPRPRSAKDLVRLVTDALLSTRGNATSARELVALAFRNQPEYDWNENPYFAPITRWVAHFQERGEIRKDLSAEEITGLFATTFFGTLLGPAAPRRGRRRAIECLGDVFLDGIRARS, encoded by the coding sequence ATGTCGGCCGCCGAAACCGCCCGGATGACCACCCGGGACCGTCAGCGCCTGGAAACGCGCCAGCGCCTATATGACACGGCTCTGGCCGAATTCCGGGAACGGGGCTTCGACGCCGTGCAGGTCGAGGACATCGTTCGTGCCGCGGGTGTCGCGCGCGGCACTTTCTATCTCCACTTCCAGAACAAGGAAGACCTGCTCAATGCCTTCCGCGGCACGGTCGAAGAGCAGATTCGCGACCGCCTCGACGGGCTCCCGCGCCCGCGCTCGGCCAAGGACCTCGTCCGTCTCGTGACCGATGCGCTCCTCTCGACGCGGGGCAACGCGACGAGCGCGCGGGAGTTGGTCGCCTTGGCCTTCCGGAATCAGCCCGAATACGACTGGAACGAGAACCCGTACTTCGCGCCGATCACTCGCTGGGTGGCGCACTTTCAGGAGCGCGGCGAGATTCGCAAGGACCTCTCCGCAGAAGAGATCACCGGCCTTTTCGCGACGACTTTTTTTGGAACGCTCCTCGGCCCGGCCGCTCCTCGTCGCGGCCGCCGACGCGCGATCGAGTGCCTCGGAGACGTCTTTCTCGATGGCATCCGGGCACGGAGCTGA